One Colias croceus chromosome 7, ilColCroc2.1 genomic window carries:
- the LOC123693410 gene encoding putative uncharacterized protein DDB_G0271606 produces the protein MRLVLLLSIVLACGAAQERFTTDAVNDKLNNVEPNPSVRLDPYIRKALLKALSELEESTNVNDAETTDPTSSSSAEISSSNQDAGQPRVSENIQIHSFVVNGQEAFKNNSNTAPTLLDNKISILSTTVGNVENYVTATLPTQTPFKEIFQAKETGVNLQQIRSISNTPKSNFISNQFNKYTTPKARLISTTSATTTTSTTTTTPKPTHDEDGVNIEEVDKRDVQVYQAPLVAAFTVHQDAQGVPKKVIPIYQQTNINNQDLVKGVSNIISAQGSEDVPKFSSNDYISHQLTLQKQLEEKQRILEEQLRFLQFQQRQQEELLRKQHFLLQQKEAQRQQILFLEQEQLKRQRNEQQNGSQNNIQQTVPFLNNAGINSQASQITIQPSVSFDQNQNLLANQQQLPSREAVDFLIHLRNQQQEQFPLQSNHLPQGITNFLQPSQSQQFVQNQNIQSPKQGNRVFRHESGVGNLGFNNPNYNRFNTYNPVQSNGFFLSQQNQYNSDNELRQLLFQTGLNGRSHEDLNIVTKVLSLNHGVPINNSVSNRLVFDSRRHVRP, from the coding sequence GTACTCTTGTTATCAATTGTACTGGCATGTGGTGCAGCTCAAGAAAGATTTACGACTGATGCAGTAAatgataaattgaataatGTAGAACCAAATCCATCCGTTCGCCTCGACCCCTACATTCGTAAAGCATTATTGAAGGCACTCAGCGAGTTGGAAGAAAGCACAAATGTTAACGACGCAGAAACGACGGATCCAACGTCTTCTTCAAGTGCCGAAATCTCCAGCTCTAATCAAGATGCTGGCCAACCTCGAGTAAgcgaaaatatacaaattcaCTCATTTGTAGTCAACGGTCAAGAAGCTTTCAAAAACAACTCAAACACAGCGCCAACGTTGTTAGATAATAAGATATCTATACTTAGCACAACTGTTGGCAATGTTGAAAATTATGTAACTGCAACGCTGCCAACGCAAACTCCATTCAAAGAAATTTTTCAAGCGAAAGAAACTGGAGTGAACCTGCAGCAAATAAGAAGTATATCGAATACACCAAAATCGAATTTTATCAGTAAtcagtttaataaatacacgACACCAAAAGCCCGCTTGATATCAACCACTTCAGCAACAACAACAACCTCAACAACAACTACAACTCCTAAACCAACACATGATGAAGATGGCGTCAATATCGAAGAAGTCGACAAACGTGATGTACAAGTTTATCAAGCACCTTTAGTTGCAGCGTTTACTGTACATCAAGACGCACAGGGAGTTCCAAAAAAAGTTATTCCCATTTATCAACAGACCAACATCAATAACCAGGATTTAGTCAAAGGTGTTTCCAATATAATATCTGCGCAAGGTTCTGAAGATGTCCCGAAATTTTCGTCTAATGATTATATTTCTCATCAACTTACATTACAAAAGCAACTTGAGGAAAAGCAAAGAATTTTAGAGGAACAACTGAGATTTCTTCAGTTTCAACAGAGGCAACAAGAGGAACTATTGAGAAAACAGCACTTTTTGCTTCAGCAAAAGGAAGCGCAAAGgcaacaaattttatttttagaacaaGAGCAATTAAAAAGACAGCGTAATGAACAACAAAATGGTTCCCAGAATAATATTCAACAAACTGTGCCTTTCTTAAACAATGCGGGAATCAATTCACAGGCTTCTCAGATAACTATTCAGCCAAGTGTTTCATTCGATCAAAACCAAAATTTATTAGCTAATCAACAACAATTACCTAGCAGAGAGGCTGTTGATTTTCTCATTCATCTTCGTAATCAACAGCAAGAACAATTTCCTCTACAAAGCAATCACCTTCCACAAGGCATAACTAACTTCTTACAACCCAGTCAATCTCAGCAATTTGTTCAAAACCAAAATATACAATCACCAAAGCAAGGAAACCGTGTGTTCCGTCATGAAAGTGGTGTAGGAAATTTAGGTTTCAATAATCCCAACTACAATAGATTCAATACATACAATCCTGTGCAATCAAACGGTTTCTTTCTGAGTCAGCAAAACCAATATAACTCTGATAATGAATTAAGGCAGCTATTATTTCAAACTGGACTGAATGGCAGATCACACGAAGATCTTAACATAGTGACAAAGGTTTTGTCACTAAATCACGGCGTTCCCATCAACAACAGCGTTTCTAACAGGCTTGTTTTCGATAGTAGACGACATGTTCGGCCGTGA